GTAAGACACACAATCAAAGAATTTGCTTCTACTTTTAGTAAAACAATTAAACTTGTCATTTTAGACGAAGTTGATTTTATGACCAGAGATGCTCAAAATGCACTAAGACGAATTATGGAAGATTTTAGTTCCACTACAAGATTCTGTTTAATAGCCAATTATCctaaaaagattatttcTCCGATTCTTAGTAGATGTTCTAAGTTTAGATTTAatccaataaaaaattttaaaaaaagtgtCTTAGATTTGTGccaattagaaaaaattgagATTGACGAGACAGGCTTGGAATTTCTAAATAGAACTTGTTACGGAGATATGCGTAAAGTTATCAATGACGTACAAGCAATAAGCAAATCATTTGGGAAAATTGATAGATATTCAGtattgaaatttaattcGACTATGAGTAAAGAAGATTTCGGAGAAATATTTGAGTcactaaataaaaaagattttgacTCTATGCTTCATGACATTGAAGTAGTAAAAGAAACAAAGTCTGTAGATCTTCTATCAATAATTGGGCACCTGTGTGAATATGTcgtaaaatctaaaatgaaaaataagatgaaaatattaaaattaatgagTGAGATAGAATGCCGAACAAGTCTCGGGTGTAATGAAAATGTACAACTTAAAGCATTAATCAGTGTATTTTCGCTATATCGagattaatttataaacaaaaaaacaataaaatgaatGTAAATTTACTGAAAATAAATtgcaataaatttatctatgttttgattttcttttaaaaaatttagactGCGGTATTtcaaaatgtaaattttcatattgtaaattttgaaaatgtaaatttccatattgtaaaattttgaaaatgtaaatttccatattgtaaaattttcaaaatttaaatttccatattgtaaaattttaatgtgCTCTATTAAACAAACAATGTGCCTTAAGAATCCAAATTTACTAGATTTCAAGATTCAAACCTATACCTTCAACAGActcattataaaaaataagattttatttattttttaagccCTTAATGAATAACGACATTGatttagatatttatttagtttCACTAATGAATTCTCTAATTATAGACAATGAGATATCAGATAACTATAATG
The Vairimorpha necatrix chromosome 6, complete sequence DNA segment above includes these coding regions:
- a CDS encoding replication factor C subunit 3 (RFC3) translates to MNAPFVEKYRPSSFDQVEGNEEVIACLKSIQNSQIIPNMLFYGPPGTGKTTSIRILSNFLPNSSILELNASDERGISIVRHTIKEFASTFSKTIKLVILDEVDFMTRDAQNALRRIMEDFSSTTRFCLIANYPKKIISPILSRCSKFRFNPIKNFKKSVLDLCQLEKIEIDETGLEFLNRTCYGDMRKVINDVQAISKSFGKIDRYSVLKFNSTMSKEDFGEIFESLNKKDFDSMLHDIEVVKETKSVDLLSIIGHLCEYVVKSKMKNKMKILKLMSEIECRTSLGCNENVQLKALISVFSLYRD